Proteins from one Puniceicoccaceae bacterium genomic window:
- the fmt gene encoding methionyl-tRNA formyltransferase has product MASDPIALPALDCVWNDFSPQIECTAIYTQPDRRRGRGRQLTLNPIKQWALDRDLRVMQPQRMDREAIATFEALQCDLVIVMAYGHLLPRRMLTMARRGFVNLHASLLPKLRGASPVETAIVTGESQTGVTLMRIAPELDSGPILDVESIDIKENETGVSLRQRLSAACVPLLQRSLPSLLDGSAIASEQCHEEASYCRLIDKDDGWLDFSLSTLELLRHIRGFQAWPGALFEWQGVTYRIGEGCVGSHETPLHPGLLLRGRRQLHIGTRDGWLEVLQIQKPGGKMMAVSDFLNGCNLPERAPLSFPKRFPLVASHPFRKPAGPTSDGKS; this is encoded by the coding sequence ATGGCATCAGACCCCATCGCACTCCCTGCACTGGATTGCGTCTGGAACGACTTCAGCCCCCAAATCGAATGCACGGCGATCTACACACAACCAGACCGCCGCAGAGGTCGCGGCAGGCAACTCACCCTCAATCCGATCAAACAATGGGCACTGGATCGCGATCTACGGGTGATGCAGCCGCAGCGCATGGACCGTGAAGCCATCGCAACGTTTGAGGCGCTGCAATGCGATCTTGTGATCGTGATGGCGTATGGACACCTGCTGCCCAGGCGCATGCTCACAATGGCGCGCCGCGGCTTTGTCAACCTTCATGCCTCATTGCTACCCAAACTGAGGGGGGCAAGCCCGGTTGAAACTGCCATCGTCACCGGGGAATCGCAAACGGGGGTAACGCTGATGCGCATCGCGCCCGAACTGGACTCCGGACCCATTCTCGACGTGGAATCCATTGACATCAAAGAGAATGAGACCGGGGTGTCGCTGCGACAACGCCTGTCCGCAGCCTGCGTTCCCCTGCTTCAACGCTCGCTGCCATCCCTGCTCGACGGCAGCGCCATCGCGAGCGAACAATGCCACGAAGAGGCCAGCTACTGTCGCCTGATTGACAAGGACGACGGGTGGCTCGACTTCTCCCTCAGCACCCTTGAGCTGCTGCGCCACATTCGCGGCTTTCAGGCGTGGCCGGGTGCGCTGTTTGAGTGGCAGGGTGTGACCTATCGCATTGGCGAAGGCTGCGTCGGATCCCACGAAACCCCTCTGCATCCGGGGCTGCTGCTACGGGGCCGCCGCCAACTGCACATCGGCACCCGGGACGGCTGGCTGGAAGTCTTACAGATCCAGAAGCCGGGGGGAAAGATGATGGCTGTGAGCGACTTTCTCAATGGCTGCAATCTGCCTGAACGCGCTCCATTGAGTTTTCCCAAACGATTCCCACTCGTTGCATCCCACCCATTTCGCAAGCCTGCTGGACCCACAAGCGATGGAAAATCTTGA